A DNA window from Verrucomicrobiota bacterium contains the following coding sequences:
- the dnaX gene encoding DNA polymerase III subunit gamma/tau, producing MTAESNNAYQASARKWRPQRFEDVVGQEGTTRTLQNAIKAGRIHHAYLFTGPRGVGKTTIARIFAKALNCASVDAPTPEPCGTCTPCKEIAAGISPDVIEIDGASNRGIDDIRELRERVRYAPTSCRFKVYYIDEVHMLTTEAFNALLKTLEEPPPHVKFLFATTEPHKVIATITSRCLRFDLRRIPTATIAERLQAMAEAEGIAAEPGALSLVARCGEGSMRDAQSIFDQVVAFAGKTVGVKEVTEILGLVGGEVFWDLDRAVIDGHVEAAITIADRVVDEGRDVRRFIEELIAHYRDLLVALSSQHPEKVLDLPQDAMQKVIELAPRFNRDQLLHIIELLAAAEEQLRYAMSPQVTLEVALIKLVRSRDRVSLESIVERIETLRALGPGTFTGSQVREEPQRDLFSGGKKKPSAPHPIRTGPGSAERPLPSRDQPPQPAANAQAKATGPMVLEPLSREEASEFGALWGRVLQAIEGRGARLEASIASGRIVSFNDGELVIGFDENDVFHYEQVAKRETRGLIEDSLAQTLGTPVRVTITRVNNDVAQAPGSVPSRPRLTDDPLVKKSIELFGGKLMHPGR from the coding sequence ATGACGGCTGAGTCGAACAACGCCTATCAGGCCTCCGCCCGCAAATGGCGGCCACAGCGTTTCGAGGACGTCGTCGGCCAGGAAGGCACGACACGCACGCTGCAGAACGCGATCAAGGCGGGCCGCATCCACCACGCCTATCTCTTCACCGGTCCGCGCGGTGTGGGCAAGACGACCATCGCGCGCATCTTCGCCAAGGCGCTCAATTGCGCCAGTGTCGATGCGCCCACGCCCGAGCCGTGCGGCACCTGCACACCGTGCAAAGAGATCGCCGCCGGTATCAGCCCTGACGTGATTGAGATCGACGGGGCGTCCAACCGCGGCATTGACGACATCCGTGAGCTGCGCGAGCGCGTGCGCTACGCGCCGACAAGCTGCCGGTTCAAGGTCTATTACATCGACGAAGTCCACATGCTCACCACGGAAGCGTTCAACGCGCTGCTCAAGACGCTCGAGGAGCCGCCGCCGCATGTGAAGTTTCTCTTTGCCACCACCGAGCCGCACAAGGTGATCGCCACGATCACCTCGCGCTGTTTGCGCTTCGACCTACGGCGTATCCCGACGGCGACGATCGCTGAGCGGCTCCAGGCGATGGCCGAGGCCGAGGGAATCGCCGCCGAGCCGGGCGCGCTCAGCCTCGTCGCCCGCTGCGGCGAGGGCAGCATGCGCGACGCGCAGTCGATCTTCGACCAGGTTGTGGCGTTCGCCGGCAAGACGGTCGGTGTCAAGGAGGTGACCGAGATCCTCGGGCTCGTCGGCGGCGAGGTGTTCTGGGATCTCGACCGTGCGGTTATCGACGGCCACGTCGAGGCGGCGATCACGATCGCCGACCGCGTCGTCGACGAGGGGCGCGACGTGCGGCGTTTCATCGAGGAGCTCATCGCCCATTACCGCGACCTGCTCGTGGCGCTCTCATCGCAGCACCCCGAGAAGGTGCTCGATCTGCCGCAGGACGCAATGCAGAAGGTCATCGAGCTCGCGCCGCGCTTCAACCGCGACCAACTCCTGCACATCATCGAACTGCTCGCCGCCGCCGAGGAGCAGCTGCGCTACGCGATGAGCCCGCAGGTGACCCTCGAGGTGGCACTCATCAAGCTCGTGCGCTCGCGTGACCGCGTTTCGCTCGAGTCGATCGTCGAGCGGATCGAGACGCTGCGCGCCTTGGGCCCCGGCACGTTCACCGGAAGTCAGGTGCGCGAGGAGCCACAGCGCGATCTCTTCTCCGGCGGAAAAAAAAAGCCTAGCGCCCCCCACCCAATAAGGACCGGGCCGGGTTCGGCCGAACGGCCGTTGCCGTCTCGCGATCAGCCGCCGCAGCCGGCGGCAAATGCACAGGCCAAGGCGACAGGCCCGATGGTGCTCGAACCGCTGTCGCGCGAGGAGGCATCCGAGTTCGGCGCACTGTGGGGCCGCGTGCTCCAGGCGATCGAGGGGCGGGGCGCAAGGCTCGAGGCAAGCATCGCCTCGGGCCGTATCGTCTCGTTCAACGACGGCGAGCTCGTCATCGGCTTCGACGAGAACGATGTGTTCCACTACGAGCAAGTGGCCAAGCGCGAGACCCGTGGTCTCATCGAGGACTCGCTCGCGCAGACGCTCGGTACGCCGGTGCGGGTAACGATCACGCGCGTCAACAACGATGTGGCCCAGGCGCCCGGTAGCGTGCCTTCACGTCCGCGGCTCACCGATGACCCGCTCGTGAAGAAGAGCATTGAGCTGTTCGGCGGCAAACTCATGCATCCAGGGAGATGA
- the recR gene encoding recombination protein RecR translates to MQYPKSIQRLIAEFAKLPGVGRKSAERFALHLLKAGRREATSLGRAATDLHDGIRTCSVCGTIDETDPCRICTDEKRDAALLCVVEDVRDVLAIESVGRYTGRYHVLGGAISPLDGVGPEDLRMNELVHRVKDGGVREVILATGSSVAGDATCLYIEKLIEGTGVELTRIAFGLPVGTGIEHADPSTLLRALDGRRRLR, encoded by the coding sequence ATGCAGTACCCAAAGTCCATCCAGCGGCTGATCGCCGAGTTCGCCAAGCTGCCCGGCGTCGGCAGGAAGAGCGCCGAGCGTTTCGCCCTGCATCTTCTGAAGGCTGGACGTCGCGAGGCGACATCTCTCGGCCGCGCAGCGACCGACCTCCACGACGGCATCCGGACGTGCTCGGTGTGCGGCACCATCGATGAAACGGACCCCTGCCGTATCTGCACCGATGAGAAGCGCGACGCGGCGCTGCTCTGTGTTGTCGAGGACGTGCGCGACGTGCTCGCGATCGAGTCGGTCGGCCGGTACACGGGCCGTTACCACGTGCTGGGCGGGGCGATCTCGCCGCTCGACGGTGTCGGTCCCGAGGACCTGCGGATGAACGAACTTGTCCACCGCGTCAAGGACGGCGGCGTGCGCGAGGTGATCCTCGCGACGGGATCAAGCGTGGCGGGCGACGCGACGTGCCTCTACATCGAGAAGCTGATCGAGGGCACGGGCGTCGAGCTGACGCGCATCGCCTTCGGCCTGCCCGTCGGCACCGGTATTGAGCACGCCGATCCGAGCACGCTGCTGCGCGCGCTCGACGGTCGCCGCCGCCTGCGCTAA
- the rnr gene encoding ribonuclease R codes for MELRDRITEIVRAEGGKPVRRRAIISRLRIGRSEHAVARAALKELVRTGKLIHLKGGFYTLPRRQELVTGVLRAHPQGFGFVKPADSSLEDIYVHRENMSTALDGDTVAVHCLPPSPSKREKGPEGVIIEIVRRRTSQIVGTLRKSGHFHYVLPDNAAIFQDVLIPDEVLGKARLGDKVIARITAWESKHLNPEGAVVKVLGPSGNIKTDIASVIVRFGLPGGFPKAVGTEVRKLRAAIAPDEIARRRDFRDAPVFTIDPKTAKDFDDAVDLHRDAGGNWVLGVHIADVAHYVAEGGALDAEAADRGTSCYLLNTVIPMLPPKLSNNLCSLRPNTDRLTRSVIMTFSDEGTLQRYDVCRSVINSKRRFTYEEVQEILDGKRKSRFASTLREMAALAGVLRRRRRERGAIDFDVPEPKPLIGASGEVEAFDIERRDDSHSLIEEFMLAANETVARHLTTKQRPTIFRIHEEPDEAKLAEFAEIAHHFGHDIPPAPSPHDIQHVLDQASGAPEAYVLGVAYLRSMKLAKYSADNVGHYGLASDAYLHFTSPIRRYPDLVVHRALDTPPPRGAKARTELLDALETTAKHSSERERAADEAETELRTIATYRYLDTLARQKRPPVLDGIVRDVKSFGLIVSLTDYLIEGVVRVTSLVDDYYRFDRPARRLVGRRRRKVFRAGISLKVRLRRVDLFSRSIELQIV; via the coding sequence ATCGAGCTACGAGACCGGATCACTGAGATTGTCCGCGCCGAGGGCGGCAAGCCCGTTCGTCGACGCGCCATCATCTCGCGCCTGCGTATTGGTCGCTCGGAACATGCCGTGGCGCGGGCGGCGCTCAAAGAACTCGTCCGTACCGGCAAGCTCATTCACCTCAAAGGTGGCTTCTATACGCTGCCAAGGCGGCAGGAACTGGTCACAGGTGTGCTCCGCGCACACCCACAGGGATTCGGTTTCGTCAAGCCCGCCGACTCGTCGCTCGAAGACATCTACGTCCACCGCGAGAACATGTCGACGGCGCTCGACGGCGACACGGTGGCTGTGCATTGCCTGCCCCCATCGCCCTCCAAGCGCGAGAAGGGGCCCGAGGGCGTCATCATCGAGATCGTCCGGCGTCGCACGTCGCAGATCGTCGGCACGTTGCGTAAGAGCGGCCACTTCCACTACGTGCTACCCGACAACGCGGCCATCTTCCAGGACGTGCTCATCCCCGATGAGGTGCTGGGCAAGGCGCGCCTTGGCGACAAGGTGATTGCCCGGATCACCGCGTGGGAATCGAAGCACCTCAATCCAGAGGGTGCCGTCGTCAAGGTCCTCGGCCCCAGCGGCAACATCAAGACCGACATCGCGTCGGTCATCGTGCGCTTTGGCCTCCCGGGCGGTTTCCCGAAGGCCGTCGGGACCGAGGTGCGCAAGCTCAGGGCAGCCATTGCACCCGACGAGATCGCCCGGCGGCGCGACTTTCGCGATGCGCCCGTGTTCACAATCGATCCCAAGACAGCTAAGGACTTCGACGACGCCGTCGACCTGCACCGCGACGCCGGAGGAAACTGGGTCCTCGGCGTGCATATCGCCGACGTGGCGCACTACGTCGCCGAAGGTGGTGCGCTCGACGCGGAAGCCGCCGATCGCGGCACAAGCTGCTACCTGCTCAACACGGTCATCCCCATGCTCCCGCCGAAGCTGTCGAACAACCTGTGCAGCCTCCGGCCCAACACCGACCGCCTCACCCGCTCGGTCATCATGACGTTCAGTGACGAGGGAACACTGCAGCGCTACGACGTGTGCCGCAGCGTAATCAACTCGAAGCGCCGGTTCACCTACGAGGAGGTGCAGGAGATCCTCGACGGGAAACGGAAGTCGCGGTTCGCCTCGACGCTGCGAGAGATGGCGGCGCTCGCCGGCGTGCTGCGCCGCCGCCGGCGTGAGCGTGGCGCGATCGACTTTGACGTGCCCGAGCCGAAGCCCCTCATCGGCGCGAGCGGCGAGGTCGAGGCCTTCGACATCGAGCGGCGCGACGACTCGCATAGCCTCATCGAGGAGTTCATGCTCGCCGCCAATGAGACGGTCGCCCGCCACCTCACGACGAAGCAACGCCCAACGATCTTCCGCATCCACGAAGAGCCCGATGAGGCCAAGCTGGCCGAGTTCGCCGAGATCGCCCACCACTTCGGCCACGATATCCCGCCGGCGCCGTCGCCCCACGATATCCAACACGTGCTCGACCAAGCTTCTGGCGCACCCGAGGCTTACGTGCTCGGTGTCGCCTACCTGCGCTCAATGAAGCTCGCCAAGTATTCGGCCGACAATGTCGGCCACTACGGCCTCGCTTCCGACGCCTACCTCCACTTCACCTCGCCCATCCGGCGTTATCCCGACCTCGTCGTGCACCGCGCTCTCGACACGCCGCCGCCGCGCGGCGCCAAGGCGCGCACCGAACTCCTGGACGCGCTCGAGACGACCGCGAAGCACAGCTCGGAACGCGAGCGGGCGGCTGATGAAGCGGAGACCGAGCTCAGAACCATCGCGACGTACCGCTACCTCGACACGCTCGCGAGACAGAAGCGGCCGCCCGTCCTCGACGGCATCGTGCGTGACGTGAAATCGTTCGGGTTGATCGTAAGCCTCACCGACTACCTCATCGAGGGCGTGGTGCGAGTGACGTCGCTCGTCGATGACTACTACCGCTTCGACCGGCCTGCACGGCGGCTCGTCGGCCGCCGGCGGCGCAAGGTGTTCCGTGCGGGGATTTCGCTCAAGGTGCGGCTCAGGCGGGTAGATCTCTTCAGCCGTTCAATCGAGCTGCAGATCGTCTGA
- a CDS encoding CoA-binding protein, whose translation MRKPTVAVIGASNDRSKYGNKAVRAYLRQGYDVYPVNPRAETIEGLPSYRSVLDVPAVLDRVTVYVPPAVGIKVLDEIAAKGATEMWLNPGAESDELLARAAELGLTPIVACAILGVGEHPDEL comes from the coding sequence ATGCGAAAGCCGACCGTTGCAGTCATAGGCGCGTCGAACGACCGCTCGAAGTACGGCAACAAGGCCGTGCGCGCGTACCTGCGGCAGGGCTACGACGTCTACCCGGTCAACCCAAGGGCCGAAACGATTGAGGGCTTGCCGAGCTACCGGTCGGTGCTCGATGTGCCGGCCGTACTCGACCGGGTGACGGTGTACGTCCCGCCGGCTGTCGGTATCAAAGTGCTCGACGAGATCGCCGCCAAAGGTGCGACGGAAATGTGGCTCAATCCCGGGGCCGAATCGGACGAGCTGCTTGCGCGGGCCGCCGAACTCGGGCTCACGCCGATCGTGGCGTGCGCGATCCTCGGCGTTGGCGAACACCCCGACGAATTGTGA
- a CDS encoding YbaB/EbfC family nucleoid-associated protein, which produces MTMAGGINKILKQAQKMQQDMQRVQAELAQREVKTGVGGGVVEVTVTCDNRLKAIAIKPEAIDADDVEMLQDLIVVGVNQALDEATRITTTEMAKVTGGLGGMMGGLPGM; this is translated from the coding sequence ATGACTATGGCAGGCGGGATAAACAAGATCCTCAAGCAGGCCCAGAAGATGCAGCAGGACATGCAACGCGTCCAGGCTGAGCTGGCCCAGCGCGAGGTCAAGACAGGCGTCGGCGGCGGCGTCGTCGAGGTGACGGTTACCTGCGACAACCGGCTCAAGGCGATCGCCATCAAACCCGAGGCAATCGACGCCGACGACGTTGAGATGCTCCAGGACCTCATCGTCGTCGGCGTCAACCAGGCCCTTGACGAGGCGACGCGCATCACGACGACCGAGATGGCCAAGGTCACCGGCGGGCTCGGCGGCATGATGGGTGGCCTGCCCGGCATGTAG
- a CDS encoding terpene cyclase/mutase family protein, translating into MTKRRPQVRMACLLLALACAITPLAPRPAKAEIPNDVVQAAKNGLDYLARSQREDGSWSGSYGQSPGVVGLCLLAFLAHGEVPGRGPYKDTIDKAIKFLLENANAETGVISRQGAQPMYNHGFATLALAEVYGMSPDPAIERVLRKAVDLIVRTQNKRGGWRYQPMPYDDDITVSGCQMIALRAADNAGISVPRKTIEKGTEYIESCYSQGGFGYQPGSSPGAARTGIGVLVLSLTGKEGSEQAARGAEYIRNNFPRPGSSYFYYTTYYCSQAMYQVGGSAWKEWDEKMTKQLLDIQVRSGGERGSWPETGSAAGRDYATAMALLALEVKWRYLPIYQR; encoded by the coding sequence ATGACCAAACGGCGTCCCCAAGTCAGAATGGCGTGCCTGCTTCTGGCGCTCGCGTGCGCGATCACGCCGCTGGCGCCGCGACCGGCCAAGGCCGAGATTCCCAATGACGTGGTTCAGGCCGCCAAGAACGGTCTCGACTACCTCGCCCGCTCACAGCGCGAGGACGGCTCGTGGAGCGGCAGCTACGGCCAAAGCCCCGGTGTGGTCGGCCTGTGCCTGCTCGCGTTTCTTGCCCACGGCGAGGTGCCGGGCCGCGGCCCGTACAAGGACACGATCGACAAAGCGATCAAGTTCCTGCTCGAGAACGCCAACGCCGAGACGGGAGTCATCTCGCGGCAAGGCGCGCAGCCGATGTACAATCACGGCTTCGCTACGCTGGCGCTCGCCGAGGTCTACGGCATGTCGCCCGATCCCGCGATCGAGCGCGTGTTGCGCAAGGCCGTCGACCTCATCGTGCGCACACAGAACAAGCGCGGCGGCTGGCGCTACCAGCCGATGCCGTACGACGACGACATCACGGTATCGGGCTGCCAGATGATCGCCCTGCGTGCCGCCGACAACGCCGGCATCAGCGTGCCGCGCAAGACGATTGAGAAGGGCACCGAGTACATCGAGTCGTGCTACAGCCAGGGCGGATTTGGCTATCAGCCCGGCAGCTCGCCGGGCGCGGCGCGCACGGGCATCGGCGTGCTCGTGCTGTCGCTTACGGGCAAGGAGGGCAGCGAGCAAGCCGCCAGGGGTGCCGAGTACATCCGGAACAACTTCCCACGCCCTGGGAGCAGCTACTTCTACTACACGACCTACTACTGCTCGCAGGCCATGTATCAGGTCGGCGGCTCGGCATGGAAGGAGTGGGACGAGAAGATGACCAAGCAACTGCTGGACATTCAGGTCAGGAGCGGCGGCGAACGCGGGAGCTGGCCCGAGACCGGCTCGGCGGCTGGACGCGACTATGCCACCGCTATGGCGCTGCTGGCGCTCGAAGTCAAGTGGCGCTATCTACCCATCTACCAGCGCTGA